From Candidatus Methylomirabilota bacterium, a single genomic window includes:
- a CDS encoding ring-opening amidohydrolase — translation MAVEVAKVELKSVQDASGLEVCIKAGQFTADQVVAVVGKTEGNGGVNDFTRLLADHAFRRVIARHGTRNEAEVARIPMVWSGGCDGVITPHATVFARNERTGPANKSRLVIGTAMSEHLRPEDIGRPRMVEIVAAGVRAAMKNAGIDDPKDVHYVQTKTPLLTIEWVEDAKRRGQTVACEVHDSMGVSNGTTALGIGVALGEIGMPRAEQICRDLDIYSSVASCSSGVELTQAQIVLMGNRAGAGGRYRIGHGVMADALDLDGIYAAIRDAGLELPDRPRAADLQGRLVNCFIKCEADRRGKLRGRRQIMLDDSDVHHHRHAKAAVGGVAAAAIGDPAVFVSVDAMHQGPHGGGPVIAIVDLGD, via the coding sequence ATGGCCGTCGAGGTGGCGAAAGTCGAGCTGAAAAGCGTCCAGGACGCCTCAGGTCTGGAGGTCTGTATCAAGGCCGGGCAGTTCACCGCCGATCAGGTCGTGGCCGTCGTCGGCAAGACCGAGGGCAACGGCGGTGTCAACGACTTCACCCGCCTCCTGGCCGACCACGCCTTCCGTCGGGTGATTGCCAGGCACGGCACGCGGAACGAGGCCGAGGTGGCCCGGATCCCCATGGTCTGGTCGGGAGGGTGCGACGGTGTCATCACCCCGCACGCCACCGTCTTCGCCCGCAACGAGCGGACAGGGCCGGCCAACAAGTCCCGGCTAGTGATCGGCACCGCGATGAGCGAGCACCTCCGACCCGAGGACATCGGCCGTCCCCGCATGGTGGAGATCGTGGCGGCCGGTGTGCGCGCGGCCATGAAGAACGCCGGGATCGACGATCCGAAGGACGTGCATTACGTCCAGACGAAAACCCCTCTGCTCACCATCGAGTGGGTGGAGGACGCCAAGCGGCGGGGGCAGACGGTGGCGTGCGAGGTGCACGACTCGATGGGCGTGTCGAACGGCACCACCGCCCTGGGCATCGGCGTCGCGCTGGGGGAGATTGGGATGCCCCGCGCCGAGCAGATCTGCCGGGACCTCGACATCTATTCGTCGGTGGCCTCGTGCTCCTCGGGCGTGGAGCTGACGCAGGCCCAGATCGTCCTCATGGGCAACCGGGCGGGCGCCGGCGGCCGCTATCGTATCGGCCACGGCGTCATGGCCGACGCCCTCGACCTCGACGGCATCTACGCGGCGATCCGCGATGCCGGGCTGGAGCTGCCGGATCGGCCCCGGGCGGCCGATCTGCAGGGCCGGCTGGTGAACTGCTTCATCAAGTGCGAGGCCGATCGACGCGGCAAGCTGCGCGGCCGCCGCCAGATCATGCTCGACGATTCCGATGTGCACCACCATCGCCACGCCAAGGCCGCCGTCGGCGGGGTGGCCGCCGCGGCCATCGGCGATCCCGCCGTCTTCGTCTCGGTCGATGCGATGCACCAGGGCCCGCATGGCGGGGGTCCGGTCATCGCCATCGTAGACCTCGGCGACTGA
- a CDS encoding SGNH/GDSL hydrolase family protein, whose product MRLAVVLVTLFLSLASAARADEITRLVVFGDSLSDPGNHFIAFGTSARQPYEPVPEASYAVGGHHFSNGATWAERLAADLGAPTSGGPALSVPGLFTNYAVGRARARAGAPAFPDHDLRTQIGQFLTDFRGQAPSGDLYVVWIGANDVSDALSALAIDPSGATSLAILNAAITATADGILELWTAGARTFIVPNVPNLAITPVIRELDPSIQTAAAQLSAAYNGALEQALSALQTLPGITLTRLDVHGLFAQVLANPAEVGLTNVTDPCLTFGVGSRAVCATPQQYLFWDGIHPTATGHAVISEAALLAVKP is encoded by the coding sequence ATGCGGCTTGCTGTCGTGCTCGTCACGTTGTTCCTTTCGCTCGCATCTGCCGCGCGCGCCGACGAGATAACACGGCTCGTCGTCTTCGGGGATAGTCTCTCGGATCCAGGCAACCACTTCATCGCGTTCGGGACGAGCGCGCGACAACCGTACGAGCCGGTGCCCGAGGCCTCGTACGCCGTCGGCGGACACCACTTCAGCAACGGGGCGACCTGGGCCGAGCGACTCGCCGCCGACCTCGGCGCGCCGACCAGCGGCGGGCCGGCGCTCTCGGTGCCGGGACTCTTCACCAATTATGCGGTCGGCCGCGCGCGAGCGCGAGCCGGGGCTCCCGCATTCCCGGATCACGACCTGCGCACCCAGATCGGGCAGTTCCTGACGGACTTCCGCGGGCAGGCGCCGTCCGGCGACCTGTACGTCGTGTGGATCGGCGCCAACGACGTGAGCGACGCGCTGAGCGCCCTGGCCATCGACCCCTCCGGGGCAACGAGCCTCGCCATCCTGAACGCGGCGATCACGGCCACCGCCGACGGCATCCTGGAGCTGTGGACGGCCGGGGCGCGGACGTTCATCGTGCCGAACGTTCCGAACCTCGCGATCACCCCCGTCATCCGCGAGCTCGACCCCTCCATTCAGACGGCCGCCGCCCAGCTCTCCGCGGCGTACAACGGCGCCCTGGAGCAGGCTCTGAGCGCCCTGCAGACCCTGCCGGGGATCACTCTGACCCGCCTCGACGTCCACGGCCTCTTCGCGCAGGTGCTGGCGAACCCGGCTGAGGTCGGGTTGACGAACGTCACCGATCCCTGCCTGACCTTCGGCGTCGGCAGCCGGGCGGTGTGCGCGACGCCGCAACAATACCTGTTCTGGGACGGCATCCACCCGACGGCCACCGGGCACGCGGTGATCTCGGAGGCCGCGCTGCTCGCCGTCAAGCCCTGA
- the atpD gene encoding F0F1 ATP synthase subunit beta, whose translation MRQRRPGTVIALQGNVLDVRFDADLPPLRQKLVTPEPVAVVMEVANHLDASTVRCIALTPTRGLARGSAVIDTGGPLQIPVGDPLLGRMLNVFGEVIDGGAPLEGVEWQSIHRPPVPLARRAIRSEIFETGIKVIDLLSPLERGGKAGLFGGAGVGKTVLITEMIHNVVGRYGGVSLFCGIGERSREAEELYRDIRSAGVLDRTVMIFGQMNEPPGVRFRVGHAALTIAEYFRDRAHRDVLLLIDNIFRFIQAGSEVSGLMGRIPSRVGYQPTLGTELAELEERISSTAAGAITSIQAVYVPADDFTDPAATHTFAHLSASVILSRKRASQGLYPAVDPLRSDSKMLTPPAVGRRHYRIAGAVRRTLAEYEELKDIIAMLGLEELSERDRATVARARRLERFLTQPFFTTEQFTGRPGRQVELGATLDGCERILDDELADRSEQAFYMIGEIDEVAGAEARA comes from the coding sequence GTGAGGCAACGTCGGCCGGGGACGGTGATCGCGCTCCAGGGCAACGTCCTCGATGTCCGCTTCGACGCGGACCTGCCCCCGCTGCGCCAGAAGCTGGTGACGCCGGAGCCCGTGGCAGTGGTGATGGAGGTGGCGAACCACCTGGACGCCAGCACCGTACGGTGCATCGCGCTGACGCCGACACGAGGGCTCGCTCGTGGCTCCGCGGTCATCGACACGGGCGGGCCACTGCAGATCCCGGTGGGGGATCCGTTGCTGGGGCGGATGCTGAACGTCTTCGGGGAGGTCATCGACGGCGGCGCGCCACTGGAGGGGGTCGAGTGGCAGTCGATCCACCGCCCACCGGTTCCCCTGGCCCGGCGGGCGATCCGCTCGGAGATCTTCGAGACCGGCATCAAGGTGATCGATCTCTTGAGCCCGCTCGAGCGGGGCGGGAAGGCCGGGCTCTTCGGCGGCGCCGGGGTCGGTAAGACCGTGCTCATCACCGAGATGATCCACAACGTCGTGGGCCGCTACGGGGGCGTCAGCCTCTTCTGCGGCATTGGCGAGCGGAGCCGCGAGGCCGAAGAGCTCTACCGCGACATCCGGAGCGCCGGCGTCCTGGACCGGACCGTCATGATCTTCGGGCAGATGAACGAGCCTCCAGGCGTGCGCTTCCGGGTCGGGCACGCGGCGCTGACGATCGCCGAGTACTTTCGCGACCGGGCGCACCGCGACGTGCTCCTGCTTATCGACAACATCTTCCGATTCATCCAGGCGGGCTCGGAGGTCTCGGGGTTGATGGGACGGATCCCGTCGCGTGTCGGCTACCAGCCAACGCTCGGCACCGAGCTGGCCGAGCTCGAGGAGCGGATCTCCAGCACGGCTGCCGGAGCGATCACCTCGATCCAGGCGGTGTACGTCCCCGCCGACGACTTCACCGATCCGGCCGCCACCCACACCTTCGCGCACCTGTCCGCGTCGGTCATCCTGTCGCGCAAGCGGGCGAGCCAGGGCCTCTATCCGGCCGTTGATCCGCTGCGCTCGGACTCGAAGATGCTGACGCCCCCGGCGGTCGGCCGGCGCCACTACCGGATCGCCGGGGCCGTGCGGCGGACCCTGGCCGAGTACGAGGAGCTGAAGGACATCATTGCGATGCTGGGGCTGGAGGAGCTGTCCGAGCGGGACCGGGCCACCGTCGCCCGCGCGCGTCGGCTCGAGCGCTTCCTCACCCAGCCGTTCTTCACCACCGAGCAGTTCACCGGCCGTCCGGGTCGGCAGGTCGAGCTCGGGGCCACGCTCGACGGGTGCGAGCGCATCCTCGACGACGAGCTGGCCGATCGATCCGAGCAGGCCTTCTACATGATCGGCGAGATCGATGAGGTTGCTGGCGCGGAGGCCCGGGCATGA
- a CDS encoding F0F1 ATP synthase subunit epsilon, with protein MTLKVLLPSRVLVDETATKVLAEAENGWFCLLPRHADFVAALVPGVLIFTAADGAERLVALDHGMLVKRDAEVLVSAWRGVTGEDLGSLRTMVEREFLALDDRERAVRSALTRLEAGVVRRFVEMDAGQ; from the coding sequence ATGACGCTCAAGGTCCTGCTCCCCTCGCGCGTGCTCGTGGACGAGACAGCGACGAAAGTCCTCGCGGAGGCCGAGAACGGCTGGTTCTGCCTCCTGCCCAGGCATGCCGACTTCGTGGCGGCCCTCGTGCCAGGCGTGCTGATCTTCACAGCCGCCGACGGCGCCGAGCGCCTCGTCGCGCTCGACCACGGGATGCTCGTGAAGCGCGACGCCGAAGTCCTGGTGTCGGCCTGGCGCGGGGTGACGGGCGAAGATCTCGGGTCGTTGCGGACGATGGTCGAGCGCGAGTTCCTCGCGCTGGACGACCGGGAGCGAGCGGTGCGGAGCGCGCTGACCCGCCTGGAGGCGGGCGTGGTGCGGCGGTTCGTCGAGATGGACGCGGGACAGTGA
- a CDS encoding AtpZ/AtpI family protein — MDEPRPRKPLPEQDVTEIVGRKAERRLRARREGRRGVWFGLGMFGLVGWAVALPTVAGVALGLWLDARFPSRVSWTLSLLLLGALLGSLNAWYWVKRESRDERGE, encoded by the coding sequence ATGGACGAGCCGCGCCCCCGAAAACCGTTGCCCGAGCAGGACGTCACCGAGATCGTCGGTCGGAAGGCCGAGCGCAGGCTCCGGGCCCGCCGAGAGGGCCGGCGGGGCGTGTGGTTTGGCCTGGGCATGTTCGGGCTCGTGGGCTGGGCCGTGGCGCTGCCGACGGTGGCCGGCGTGGCGCTGGGACTCTGGCTCGACGCCCGCTTCCCCTCTCGTGTCTCCTGGACGCTCAGCCTCCTGCTCCTGGGGGCCCTGCTCGGCTCGCTGAACGCCTGGTACTGGGTCAAGCGGGAGAGCCGCGACGAGCGAGGGGAGTGA
- a CDS encoding ATP synthase subunit I, translating to MALNDATALAFALAAGTLLGAFYFGTLWLVVRRLDRLAWPAVWLGIAGIVRLTVVVVLFALLVGTRWERLVVALVGFLAVRIVLTRWLGRPGQAPRRPRRERMVTRGGT from the coding sequence GTGGCCCTGAACGACGCGACCGCCCTCGCGTTTGCGCTGGCCGCAGGCACGCTGCTGGGCGCCTTCTACTTCGGCACGTTGTGGCTGGTGGTGCGCCGGCTCGATCGCCTGGCCTGGCCGGCCGTGTGGCTCGGGATCGCCGGGATCGTGAGATTAACCGTGGTGGTCGTCCTCTTCGCGCTCCTCGTCGGTACGCGGTGGGAGCGGCTGGTGGTCGCGCTGGTCGGCTTCCTCGCCGTCCGCATCGTCCTTACGCGCTGGCTGGGTCGTCCAGGGCAGGCGCCTCGACGCCCGAGGCGCGAGCGGATGGTGACCCGGGGAGGGACGTGA